The following DNA comes from Limnobacter sp. SAORIC-580.
GGTACAGCAGGTACCCTCCAACATGGTTTTATATGGTATTTCCATGGTGATGAGTCTTCTCATCATGGGGCCTGTACTTACCGATGCTGGTCAGCGCTTTGCACCCGAAGGAAAAATGCCAGTGACTGGTGTAGAGGTACTGACATCCATAAACGATGCCGTGCCACCTTTCAAGCAGTTCATGATGAACAATGTGAATCCGGATTATCTGGAAAAGTTTTACAGCACAGCTCAGCAGTTTCAAAAAAAGTACGATGCAGCACCAGTCTCTAAATCAGATCTGTTCGTAGTAATGCCTGCATTCGTGGCTTCTGAATTGGCAGAAGCATTCAGAATTGGCCTGTACCTTTATCTACCTTTTGTGATTATTGATCTTGCCGTATCAAGTGCATTGATGGCGCTGGGAATGATGATGGTTTCACCCATGTCACTTACGGTTCCACTGAAGATTGTCCTGTTTGTTGCCATCGAAGGATGGGCCAAAATCCTGCAGGGCCTGGTCAATTCTTACCTGGGATAATTGATGCTCAGCTACTACGTGAACCAAGCGCTTTGGTTGTCTTTTCTGGTGGCAGCACCTGTGGTCATTGTTACCATGGTAATTGGTTTTGTACTGGGTTTTATTCAGGCAATTTTTCAGTTGCAAGACCAAGCATTGCCTTTTGGTATCAAATTGTTGTGTGTCACCTTGGTATTGGTGCTTCTTGGACCCTGGATGGCAGGCACACTCATGCAATTCACCGAGGCTATTCTTAACCTGATTTCCATGCCAGGGTAATCAAGTGGAAGAGCTTTTCATTGGCACAGGGGATCCACTTCGAGAGTTCGTCTCGGTGCTTTCTTATTATTTGCCACGAACCATTGCGTTCATGATTTTTTTTCCATTGCTGTCCAAAGGTTACAGCAGCACGCTAATTAAAATGTCGGTTGGTAGTGTTTTGGTTCTTTATCCTGCACTTGCTTCCACAGAATATTTCACCTCACCTCAAACTGCGCCGGCATTCACCGTACTGACTTTTCTTGGTGAAGTTGTGATTGGAGCCCTGCTGGGTCTCATTATCGCCTTTCCATACTATGCATTCAAAGGAT
Coding sequences within:
- the sctR gene encoding type III secretion system export apparatus subunit SctR, whose amino-acid sequence is MQESINPIGLVVTIASLSVLPLVAVTATSFLKISAVLLILRNAIGVQQVPSNMVLYGISMVMSLLIMGPVLTDAGQRFAPEGKMPVTGVEVLTSINDAVPPFKQFMMNNVNPDYLEKFYSTAQQFQKKYDAAPVSKSDLFVVMPAFVASELAEAFRIGLYLYLPFVIIDLAVSSALMALGMMMVSPMSLTVPLKIVLFVAIEGWAKILQGLVNSYLG
- the sctS gene encoding type III secretion system export apparatus subunit SctS produces the protein MLSYYVNQALWLSFLVAAPVVIVTMVIGFVLGFIQAIFQLQDQALPFGIKLLCVTLVLVLLGPWMAGTLMQFTEAILNLISMPG